A section of the Camelus dromedarius isolate mCamDro1 chromosome 14, mCamDro1.pat, whole genome shotgun sequence genome encodes:
- the CDC42 gene encoding cell division control protein 42 homolog isoform X1 — MQTIKCVVVGDGAVGKTCLLISYTTNKFPSEYVPTVFDNYAVTVMIGGEPYTLGLFDTAGQEDYDRLRPLSYPQTDVFLVCFSVVSPSSFENVKEKWVPEITHHCPKTPFLLVGTQIDLRDDPSTIEKLAKNKQKPITPETAEKLARDLKAVKYVECSALTQKGLKNVFDEAILAALEPPEPKKSRRCVLL; from the exons ATGCAGACAATTAAGTGCGTTGTTGTGGGTGACGGTGCCGTTGGTAAAACATGTCTCCTGATATCCTACACAACAAACAAATTTCCATCTGAGTATGTACCGACT GTTTTTGACAACTATGCAGTCACAGTTATGATTGGTGGAGAGCCATATACTCTTGGACTTTTTGATACTGCAG GGCAGGAGGATTATGACAGATTACGACCGCTGAGTTATCCACAAACAGATGTATTTCTAGTCTGTTTTTCAGTGGTCTCTCCATCCTCgtttgaaaatgtgaaagaaaag TGGGTGCCTGAGATAACTCACCACTGTCCAAAGACTCCTTTCTTGCTTGTTGGGACCCAAATTGATCTCAGAGATGACCCCTCTACTATTGAGAAACTTGCCAAGAATAAACAGAAGCCTATCACTCCAGAGACTGCTGAAAAGCTGGCCCGTGACCTGAAGGCTGTCAAGTATGTGGAGTGTTCTGCACTCACACAG AAAGGCCTAAAGAATGTATTTGACGAAGCAATATTGGCTGCCCTGGAACCTCCGGAACCGAAGAAGAGCCGCAGGtgtgtgctgctatga
- the CDC42 gene encoding cell division control protein 42 homolog isoform X2: MQTIKCVVVGDGAVGKTCLLISYTTNKFPSEYVPTVFDNYAVTVMIGGEPYTLGLFDTAGQEDYDRLRPLSYPQTDVFLVCFSVVSPSSFENVKEKWVPEITHHCPKTPFLLVGTQIDLRDDPSTIEKLAKNKQKPITPETAEKLARDLKAVKYVECSALTQRGLKNVFDEAILAALEPPETQPKRKCCIF, from the exons ATGCAGACAATTAAGTGCGTTGTTGTGGGTGACGGTGCCGTTGGTAAAACATGTCTCCTGATATCCTACACAACAAACAAATTTCCATCTGAGTATGTACCGACT GTTTTTGACAACTATGCAGTCACAGTTATGATTGGTGGAGAGCCATATACTCTTGGACTTTTTGATACTGCAG GGCAGGAGGATTATGACAGATTACGACCGCTGAGTTATCCACAAACAGATGTATTTCTAGTCTGTTTTTCAGTGGTCTCTCCATCCTCgtttgaaaatgtgaaagaaaag TGGGTGCCTGAGATAACTCACCACTGTCCAAAGACTCCTTTCTTGCTTGTTGGGACCCAAATTGATCTCAGAGATGACCCCTCTACTATTGAGAAACTTGCCAAGAATAAACAGAAGCCTATCACTCCAGAGACTGCTGAAAAGCTGGCCCGTGACCTGAAGGCTGTCAAGTATGTGGAGTGTTCTGCACTCACACAG AGAGGTCTGAAGAATGTGTTTGATGAGGCTATCCTAGCTGCCCTCGAGCCTCCGGAAACTCAACCCAAAAGGAAGTGCTGTATATTCTAA